The following are encoded in a window of Mustela nigripes isolate SB6536 chromosome 1, MUSNIG.SB6536, whole genome shotgun sequence genomic DNA:
- the LIPT2 gene encoding putative lipoyltransferase 2, mitochondrial, producing the protein MRQPAVRLVLLGRLPYNELLALQERWLRRLQAEPGTEALSGTEAGALLLCEPAGPVYTSGLRGGLTPEETTRLRALGAEVRTTGRGGLATFHGPGQLLCHPVLDLRRLGLRLRTHVAALEGCAVRLCELQNLRGARARPPPYTGVWLGERKICAIGVRCGRHITSHGLALNCSTDLVWFDHIVPCGLVGTGVTSLSEELQRHVTVDEVIPPFLDAFKETYKCTLISENSSN; encoded by the exons ATGCGGCAGCCGGCGGTACGCCTGGTGCTGCTGGGCCGGCTACCCTACAACGAGCTGCTGGCCCTGCAGGAGCGCTGGTTGCGGCGGCTGCAGGCCGAGCCAGGCACTGAGGCCCTCTCAGGGACTGAGGCGGGCGCACTCCTGCTCTGCGAGCCCGCGGGGCCCGTGTACACGTCCGGGCTGCGCGGCGGCCTCACGCCGGAGGAGACGACGCGGCTGCGGGCTTTGGGCGCCGAGGTACGCACCACAGGCCGCGGCGGCCTGGCCACCTTCCATGGCCCAGGCCAGCTGCTCTGCCACCCAGTCCTAGACCTAAGACGCCTGGGCCTGCGCCTGCGCACCCACGTAGCGGCGCTGGAGGGGTGCGCCGTGCGCCTGTGCGAGCTCCAGAACTTGCGGGGCGCCCGCGCCCGGCCTCCACCCTACACCGGCGTTTGGCTCGGGGAGCGCAAGATCTGCGCAATAG GAGTCCGCTGTGGAAGGCACATCACATCCCACGGCCTGGCTCTGAACTGTTCTACAGACCTTGTGTGGTTTGATCACATTGTCCCCTGCGGGCTGGTTGGGACAGGTGTCACCTCTCTGAGTGAGGAGCTCCAAAGGCATGTCACTGTGGATGAAGTAATACCACCTTTCCTTGACGCCTTTAAAGAGACCTACAAGTGCACGTTGATCTCAGAAAACAGCTCCAACTGA
- the LOC132011925 gene encoding transcription initiation factor IIA subunit 2-like has translation MAYQLHRNTTLGNSLQESLDELIQSQQITPQLALQVLRQFGKAINSALAQRVRNRVNFRGSLNTYRFCDNVWTFVLNDVEFREVTELIKVDKVKIVACDGKNTGSNTTE, from the coding sequence ATGGCATATCAATTACACAGAAATACAACTTTGGGAAACAGTCTCCAGGAGAGCCTTGATGAGCTCATACAGTCTCAACAGATCACCCCCCAACTTGCCCTTCAGGTTCTACGTCAGTTTGGTAAAGCTATAAATTCAGCATTGGCGCAGAGGGTCAGGAACAGAGTCAATTTCAGGGGCTCTCTAAATACATACAGATTCTGCGATAACGTGTGGACTTTTGTATTGAATGATGTTGAATTCAGAGAGGTGACAGAACTTATTAAAGTGGATAAAGTGAAAATTGTAGCCTGTGATGGTAAAAATACTGGCTCCAATACtacagaataa